From the Toxoplasma gondii ME49 chromosome VIIa, whole genome shotgun sequence genome, one window contains:
- a CDS encoding ATP-dependent Clp endopeptidase, proteolytic subunit ClpP domain-containing protein (encoded by transcript TGME49_203270), whose translation MLLPSSSHNALPLRPSLHPRGLSSPRFLLFLFLALPVLLPLGVSHSLPLTLPSPNSPAVSLRFPLSSSSSLASSSASPLFSFSRLSRLRSSLSPHPCSLTPVSSCSRAAADVDGLSFCPVSVAPLTPRHSVSLAVSPLCRSRKRDVRGVEPRFLPRFLLLSGASASRRARLSCRDANAQSGLASALPSSLWGPLFVATIAAVPCSLRCLNIAKKSSTRKSRDLCFARHAGISLRKRITEKTTPLLYGATVARDKSRRNASSSFISSPLSSICHLCSFPSSSLSPVSAFSSSSSSSFSPLSSSFASTPMSFFLKRNCNACWGREKDAGNRLSLGETEALADSSETRRRSTLAFALRHSFLCPSLTRSSSRASLPFQASSSSSHSRLSGALSSPHQLSERRPLASWRCLYSLLEREARRRQEGGARVFFLSQDLTEDLAHRLIAHLFFHDRGNRKKCNVRSGCESSQPCQALPEASLASLPSSSSSSSLPPSSSASPASTASSSFSASPCTSSSLSALSSSACSSASSSCFVSPPASREEARQRDVTCLLRRLTATRGEDSRLAPSADRRLWNRSTGGGDSDVDVDRPRKTGGNQEEGDERTADADPFVIFVNSAGGSLSAGLALFDALSTLQAPVYTVNLGLAASAASLLLAAGSGGRRFAVEQSSVLLHQPAGSLAGRDSELQDERREVEKLHEKVVRLYRCETAEEATRSERTERDTNVLTRKREESRREREEDDRPSDGHNDEVTGRPEARVRRDIKEEKVLTAEQACEYGLVDAVLPLFDAKEIRA comes from the exons atgcTGCTTCCATCCTCTTCACACAATGCGCTGCCTTTGCGACCTTCGCTGCACCCGCGgggcctttcctctcctcgttttcttctttttctttttcttgctctccctgtgcttctccctctcggcgtctctcactctctccctctcacCCTTCCCAGTCCGAACTCCCCAgcggtctctctgcgttttcctctctcttcttcctcttccctagcttcttcttctgcctctcctctcttctcgttctctcgtttgtctcgccttcgttcctctctctcacctcaTCCCTGTTCTCTCACTCCCGTTTCTTCGTGTTCCCGCGCAGCTGCGGATGTGGAtggtctctctttttgtccAGTTTCTGTTGCTCCTCTAACTCCGCGCCACTCTGTCTCTTTGGCtgtgtcgcctctctgccgctcGCGCAAGCGGGACGTTCGCGGCGTCGagcctcgctttctccctcgtttcctgTTGCTCTCTGGAGCCTCGGCTTCGCGGAGAGCGCGTCTTTCTTGCCGCGACGCAAACGCACAGTCCGGTCTCGCCTCtgcccttccttcttctctgtggggGCCGCTCTTCGTGGCGACGATTGCCGCGGTGCCGTGCTCTCTGCGCTGCCTGAATATCGCAAAGAAGTCGTCCACGCGCAAAAGTCGAGACTTATGCTTCGCTCGCCATGCCGGCATCAGCTTACGAAAACGAATCACTGAGAAAACAACACCGCTTCTGTATGGCGCTACAGTCGCTCGTGACAAATCGCGCAGAAacgcttcctcctcgtttatctcttctcctttgtcttccaTCTGTCATCTGTGTTCCTTCCCTTCatcatctctctctcctgtgtctgctttctcctcttcctcctcctcctctttctctcctctctcgtcttcgttcgCTTCGACTCCCatgtcgttttttctgaaAAGGAATTGCAACGCCTGttgggggagagagaaagacgcgggGAATCGCCTTTCTCTTGGAGAGACTGAAGCTCTTGCCGACTCGTCAGAGACACGACGTCGCTCgactctcgccttcgccttgcGGCATTCGTTTCTTTGCCCTTCGCTtacgcgttcttcctcgcgtgcgtctctcccctttcaagcctcgtcttcttcttctcactctcGTTTGTCTGGTGCACTCTCGTCACCGCATCAACTCTCCGAACGGAGACCTCTCGCCTCTTGGCGGTGCCTGTACTCTCT acttgAGAGAGAGGCACGGCGGCGCCAGGAGGGCGGCGCGCGggtgtttttcctttcccaAGACTTGACCGAAGATCTCGCTCACCGACTCATCGCACATCTTTTTTTTCATGATAggggaaacaggaagaagtgCAACGTCAGGAGTGGGTGTGAGTCTTCTCAGCCTTGCCAGGCTCTTCCTGAGGCATCTTTGGCTTCTttgccctcttcttcgtcatcttcGTCCTTGCCACCGTCGTCATCAGCATCGCCAGCATCTacggcttcttcgtcgttttcaGCTTCTCCCTGTACAtcatcttctctttccgcattgtcttcttctgcttgctcgtctgcttcttcttcctgtttcgtttctccacctGCGTCGCGtgaggaagcgagacaaCGCGACGTCACCTGCCTTCTGCGGAGGCTCACggcgacgagaggagaagactcCAGGTTGGCGCCCTCTGCTGACAGGCGGCTCTGGAATCGCTCAACCGGCGGAGGAGATTCCGACGTGGATGTTGACCGCCCCAGAAAAACGGGAGGAAAccaggaggaaggagacgaacggaCGGCAGACGCCGACCCCTTTGTCATTTTTGTGAATTCAGCTGGTGGATCTCTCAGTGCTGGACTTGCCTTGTTTGACGCCCTTTCG ACGCTCCAGGCGCCGGTTTACACGGTGAATTTAGGCCTCGCTGCGTCGGCGGCTTCTTTGCTGCTTGCGGCTGGCTCGGGTGGGCGTCGCTTCGCCGTCGAGCAAAGTTCTGTTCTGCTGCACCAGCCAGCAGGCAGTTTGGCGGGACGCGACTCCGAGCTTcaggacgagagaagagaagtcgagaaactCCACGAGAAAGTAGTCCGCCTCTACAGGTGCGAGACTGCCGAGGAGGCAACGCGGAgcgagaggacagagagagacacaaacgtactcacgagaaagagggaggaatcgaggagagagcgggaggaagacgatCGTCCTTCAGATGGGCACAACGA TGAGGTAACGGGCAGACCAGAGGCGCGGGTGAGGCGCGACAtcaaggaagagaaagtcTTGACAGCTGAGCAAGCTTGTGAATACGGCCTCGTGGACGCagttctgcctctctttgaTGCGAAGGAAATTCGCGCTTAA